In Candidatus Sulfurimonas marisnigri, a single genomic region encodes these proteins:
- the radA gene encoding DNA repair protein RadA, with protein sequence MAKMKVLFECQHCGLTTPKWMGKCTNCGAWDSFVELNEHQQEVVKQTKSASNSSSKAVSINDIKEENIYRFSSHDKEFDMVLGGGVVPGSLTLIGGSPGVGKSTLLLKVGGDIASSGKNVLYVTGEESSGQIKMRANRLKANHDSLYLLAEIRLEQVLVELEHRKYDFLIIDSIQTLYSEAITSAPGSVTQVRQITFELMRIAKDKGIAIFIIGHITKEGSIAGPRVLEHMVDTVLYFEGDSSQELRILRGFKNRFGPTSEIGVFEMRNDGLVSATDVASRFFNRNSEQAGSALTVIMEGSRPIILEVQALVSESHTSNSKRQATGFDNNRLNMLLALLERKLEIPLSGYDVFINITGGIKITETSADLAVLAAIISSFRNRVISKETVFIGEVSLVGDVREVYAMDARLKEAKMQNITKALLAKIPLEKTTMKIFLVDEVTKLIEWY encoded by the coding sequence ATGGCTAAAATGAAAGTTCTTTTTGAATGTCAACATTGCGGATTGACAACTCCAAAGTGGATGGGCAAGTGTACAAACTGTGGAGCTTGGGATTCATTTGTGGAGCTTAATGAGCATCAACAAGAAGTTGTTAAGCAGACAAAATCTGCATCAAACAGCTCTTCTAAAGCAGTAAGTATAAATGATATAAAAGAAGAAAATATTTATAGGTTTAGTTCACATGACAAAGAGTTTGATATGGTTCTTGGTGGTGGAGTAGTCCCTGGCTCGCTTACACTAATTGGTGGAAGTCCAGGGGTCGGCAAATCAACACTACTTTTAAAAGTTGGCGGAGATATTGCATCAAGTGGAAAAAATGTTCTTTATGTAACCGGTGAAGAGTCTAGTGGGCAGATTAAAATGCGTGCAAATCGTCTAAAAGCAAATCACGATTCTCTGTACCTTTTAGCTGAAATCAGGCTAGAACAAGTTTTAGTTGAACTTGAGCACAGAAAATATGATTTTTTAATTATTGATTCTATTCAGACACTATACTCTGAAGCAATAACTTCTGCACCTGGCTCTGTAACACAGGTTAGACAGATAACATTTGAGCTAATGAGAATAGCAAAAGACAAAGGCATAGCAATCTTTATAATTGGACACATTACAAAAGAGGGCTCTATTGCTGGTCCTAGGGTGCTAGAGCATATGGTTGATACTGTGCTATATTTTGAAGGAGATTCTTCACAAGAACTTAGAATACTAAGAGGTTTTAAAAATCGTTTTGGACCGACCAGTGAGATAGGCGTATTTGAGATGAGAAACGATGGTCTGGTGTCTGCCACAGATGTTGCTTCTAGATTTTTCAATAGAAACTCAGAACAAGCAGGCTCAGCTCTTACTGTAATAATGGAAGGTTCACGCCCAATAATACTAGAAGTACAAGCACTTGTTTCAGAGTCTCACACTAGTAATTCAAAAAGACAAGCAACTGGATTTGATAACAACAGGTTGAATATGCTCTTAGCACTTTTAGAGAGAAAATTAGAAATTCCACTTTCTGGATATGATGTATTTATAAATATAACTGGTGGAATAAAAATAACTGAAACATCTGCAGATTTAGCAGTTTTAGCAGCAATAATAAGTAGTTTTAGAAATAGAGTTATATCAAAAGAGACAGTTTTTATAGGTGAAGTTTCTCTTGTTGGTGACGTAAGAGAAGTTTATGCGATGGATGCTAGACTTAAAGAAGCTAAAATGCAAAACATTACAAAAGCACTATTGGCAAAAATACCACTTGAAAAAACTACAATGAAAATTTTTCTAGTTGATGAAGTAACTAAACTAATAGAATGGTACTAA
- a CDS encoding methyl-accepting chemotaxis protein codes for MGRFTDISLKAKTIALLIGAMIFMAVSMTVIISAQSKDALLKKTYNSLVSSREVKANQVERFFSNTMVDINVLSLNANVMKILSELIMLHRELEVQATDPYPIDDMDVDDIIDKYDEFFQYYAKEYKYSDLHIICQEHGHVMYSQAKKSDIGANLSSGNLKNSPLGEVWKKVKDLKRPVFIDMKPYIPNKSEPTMFLGAPIMVNGFLKGVLVFQISEKSINEIMTFRDGYGESQEDYLIGKDNLMRSDSFLSPKERSISASFANPTLGSVKTEATKNVLSGKTDIQIVLDNNKKSVLSAYKPIKIGKDLTWAIMSEIDESEVMKEPDNFRNTMVIISGVIFIISLIASSFILTLVLVRPLKELENRAEDLAHGEADLTQRLNIQGNNEIARVSNYVNDFIKKVQDTIVQAKFTSNENLSVSEELAKTSREIGKKAEEESTIVSEVSSHGKRLQSVLQGSIENAKATKDEIDSAESTMLSTSKVIVALSDDIRTRSEVEAELADRLLHLSSDAQQVKGVLDVISDIADQTNLLALNAAIEAARAGEHGRGFAVVADEVRKLAERTQKSLSEINATISVIVQSISDASEAISANSSAIEKLSENAITAQDEISSSVTLMGSAVIKVDDMVQGYIDNGKAIEDMIMKVEIVNELSVSNTKSVEGIASASNQLSSMTTKLNTLLESYKT; via the coding sequence ATGGGTCGTTTTACAGATATATCACTAAAAGCTAAAACAATTGCTTTATTAATAGGTGCTATGATTTTTATGGCAGTCTCAATGACAGTTATTATTTCAGCTCAGAGTAAAGATGCACTATTGAAAAAAACTTATAACTCTTTAGTCTCTTCTAGGGAGGTTAAGGCAAATCAAGTAGAGCGTTTTTTCTCTAATACAATGGTGGATATAAATGTCCTATCCCTTAATGCGAATGTAATGAAAATTCTTTCAGAGTTAATTATGCTGCACAGAGAACTTGAAGTACAAGCTACAGATCCATACCCCATTGATGACATGGATGTAGATGATATAATTGATAAATATGATGAGTTTTTTCAATATTATGCGAAAGAGTACAAATACAGTGATTTACATATTATTTGTCAAGAACACGGTCATGTAATGTATTCTCAAGCAAAGAAGTCTGATATTGGAGCGAACTTAAGTAGTGGCAATCTTAAAAACTCACCTCTTGGAGAGGTTTGGAAAAAAGTTAAAGATTTAAAACGCCCTGTATTTATTGATATGAAACCTTATATTCCAAATAAGAGTGAGCCTACGATGTTTTTGGGAGCACCTATTATGGTGAATGGTTTTCTCAAAGGTGTTTTAGTATTTCAAATATCTGAAAAATCCATTAATGAAATTATGACTTTTAGAGATGGATATGGAGAGTCACAAGAGGATTATCTTATAGGAAAAGATAATCTTATGAGAAGTGATAGTTTTCTTAGTCCTAAGGAGCGATCTATTAGTGCATCGTTTGCTAATCCTACTTTAGGTTCTGTAAAAACAGAAGCTACTAAAAATGTTCTATCTGGAAAAACAGATATACAAATTGTTTTAGACAATAATAAGAAATCAGTTTTATCTGCATATAAGCCTATAAAAATTGGTAAAGATTTAACTTGGGCAATTATGAGTGAAATTGATGAGTCTGAAGTTATGAAAGAGCCAGATAACTTTAGAAACACTATGGTGATAATATCTGGTGTAATTTTCATAATATCTTTAATAGCTTCTTCATTTATATTAACTTTAGTTTTGGTTCGTCCTCTAAAAGAGTTGGAAAACAGAGCAGAAGATTTAGCGCATGGAGAAGCTGACCTGACACAAAGGTTAAATATTCAAGGTAATAATGAAATTGCCCGTGTAAGCAACTATGTTAATGACTTTATAAAAAAAGTTCAAGATACTATTGTTCAAGCAAAGTTTACAAGTAATGAAAATTTATCTGTATCAGAAGAGTTGGCAAAAACATCCAGAGAAATTGGTAAAAAAGCTGAAGAAGAGTCTACAATTGTCAGCGAAGTTAGTTCTCATGGAAAAAGGCTTCAAAGTGTTCTTCAGGGCTCTATTGAGAATGCAAAAGCTACAAAAGATGAAATTGACAGTGCTGAGTCAACAATGTTAAGTACAAGTAAAGTAATAGTTGCTCTTTCTGATGACATTAGAACAAGAAGTGAAGTTGAAGCAGAATTAGCAGACCGACTACTACATTTAAGTTCTGATGCACAACAAGTAAAAGGTGTTCTAGATGTTATATCTGATATTGCCGATCAGACAAATTTATTGGCACTAAATGCTGCTATTGAAGCAGCACGTGCAGGTGAACATGGTAGAGGATTTGCAGTAGTTGCAGACGAGGTCAGAAAACTTGCAGAGAGAACACAAAAGTCACTCTCAGAGATTAATGCAACTATAAGTGTAATTGTCCAATCAATTTCAGATGCTAGTGAAGCTATTTCTGCAAACTCTTCAGCTATAGAGAAGTTGTCAGAAAATGCAATTACTGCTCAAGATGAAATATCTAGCAGTGTAACTCTTATGGGAAGCGCTGTTATAAAAGTTGATGATATGGTTCAAGGATACATTGACAACGGTAAGGCAATCGAAGATATGATAATGAAAGTTGAAATTGTAAACGAATTGTCCGTTTCAAACACAAAAAGTGTTGAAGGTATTGCATCTGCTTCTAATCAGTTGTCATCAATGACTACAAAATTAAATACTCTGTTAGAGTCTTACAAAACTTAG
- the ftsY gene encoding signal recognition particle-docking protein FtsY — translation MFGFIKKSLAKTAEAIKAVAPKRKISFTKDELEDILLEADVEYELVEIILNEMYQSKITRDILRSKLLATLAYTSYKEPEFNAPFVELIVGVNGAGKTTTISKLASRYKNEGKKVLLGAGDTFRAAAIEQLTLWSKKLDIPIVSSKQGHDSSAVAYDAIDSAKAKGFDNVIIDTAGRLHTQTNLSNELKKINRICDKAHSGAPHRTVLIIDGTQGNSAIAQAKAFNEMIGIDGIIITKLDGTAKGGSIFSIAYALELPILYVGTGEQPENLTPFDKYEFVDGLLDVIFVEE, via the coding sequence ATGTTTGGTTTTATAAAAAAGTCTCTTGCTAAAACTGCAGAAGCAATAAAAGCGGTAGCACCAAAAAGAAAAATATCATTCACAAAAGATGAACTTGAAGATATTCTACTAGAAGCTGACGTTGAATATGAATTGGTTGAGATTATTTTAAATGAGATGTACCAAAGTAAAATTACACGTGATATTTTACGATCAAAGCTTTTAGCAACTCTGGCCTATACCTCATATAAAGAACCAGAATTCAATGCACCTTTTGTCGAACTGATAGTTGGTGTAAACGGTGCAGGAAAAACCACAACTATATCAAAACTGGCATCTAGATATAAGAATGAAGGTAAAAAAGTTTTACTAGGCGCTGGAGACACTTTTAGAGCCGCTGCCATAGAACAACTTACTTTATGGTCTAAAAAGCTTGATATCCCAATAGTTTCATCAAAGCAAGGACACGACAGCTCTGCCGTCGCTTATGATGCCATAGACTCAGCTAAAGCAAAAGGTTTTGATAATGTTATTATTGATACTGCCGGCAGACTACACACGCAAACAAATTTATCAAATGAACTTAAAAAAATAAATCGCATCTGTGATAAAGCTCATAGTGGAGCACCGCATAGAACAGTTCTTATTATAGATGGCACACAAGGTAATTCAGCTATTGCTCAAGCAAAAGCATTCAATGAGATGATAGGGATAGATGGTATCATCATCACAAAACTAGATGGCACTGCAAAAGGTGGAAGCATATTTAGTATAGCCTACGCACTTGAACTTCCTATACTTTATGTTGGAACAGGTGAACAACCAGAAAACTTAACTCCATTCGACAAGTATGAGTTTGTTGATGGTTTGCTTGATGTTATATTTGTAGAAGAGTAG
- a CDS encoding TlpA family protein disulfide reductase, producing the protein MLKKSILFISILSALTFQACSNDENKDISSSVNDMVSANEYLLTGLDSKQYVVKKKDNGFILEGAKGKVVIFDIFATWCPPCKAAATHLSSLQEKYKDDLIIIGITIEDKILNDKLLDFRKEYTANYTLVNSDQNRRLTNAIAFELKLGDRYPIPTMAMYKDGVLINHFIGATEEEFIDSDIKRALGK; encoded by the coding sequence ATGTTAAAAAAATCTATTTTATTTATATCAATACTATCTGCTCTTACTTTTCAAGCTTGCTCAAATGACGAAAATAAAGACATAAGCAGTAGTGTTAATGACATGGTGTCAGCAAACGAGTATTTGCTTACGGGGCTTGACTCAAAACAGTATGTTGTAAAGAAAAAAGATAACGGGTTTATTCTAGAAGGTGCAAAAGGAAAAGTAGTAATCTTTGATATATTTGCAACTTGGTGCCCACCTTGTAAAGCAGCTGCGACACACTTAAGTTCACTTCAGGAAAAATATAAAGACGACCTTATAATCATCGGTATAACAATTGAAGACAAAATTTTAAATGATAAACTATTAGATTTTAGAAAAGAGTACACAGCAAACTATACTTTAGTGAATTCTGACCAAAATCGTCGTTTAACAAACGCAATCGCTTTTGAACTAAAACTTGGAGACAGATACCCCATTCCAACAATGGCAATGTATAAAGATGGCGTACTAATCAACCATTTTATAGGTGCAACTGAAGAAGAGTTTATTGATAGTGACATCAAAAGAGCTTTAGGAAAATAA
- a CDS encoding 5-formyltetrahydrofolate cyclo-ligase, with protein MPLSKTIFRQNCLKKIKNSSKINIVYKNSKLNSKLLDKILGLKKKKILLYIPLPFEANIAKTIKILRKKHDIFVPFMEGESFKMVPFRLPLKKKKFGIYEAGNSLRDIKNIDIAVVPIVGMDGKLQRVGFGKGMYDRFFAKLKKRPYIIFVQSDLCQTKEFICDDYDITCNILITPHVKIENKNLAKAKNRK; from the coding sequence ATGCCCCTATCAAAAACAATATTTAGACAGAATTGCCTAAAAAAGATAAAAAATAGTTCCAAAATAAATATTGTATATAAAAATTCAAAATTAAATTCAAAATTATTAGATAAGATTTTGGGATTAAAAAAGAAAAAAATACTCTTATATATTCCACTTCCCTTTGAAGCAAATATAGCTAAAACTATTAAGATATTGCGAAAAAAACATGACATTTTTGTTCCGTTTATGGAAGGCGAAAGTTTTAAGATGGTACCATTTAGATTGCCGCTTAAGAAGAAAAAATTTGGTATTTATGAAGCGGGAAATAGTTTAAGAGATATAAAGAATATTGATATAGCTGTTGTACCTATTGTTGGTATGGATGGTAAATTACAAAGAGTTGGGTTTGGAAAAGGAATGTATGACCGTTTCTTTGCAAAGTTAAAAAAGAGACCATATATAATTTTTGTACAATCAGATCTTTGTCAAACAAAAGAGTTTATTTGTGATGATTATGACATCACATGTAATATATTAATAACACCACATGTTAAAATTGAAAATAAAAACTTAGCAAAGGCTAAGAATAGGAAATAA